A part of Melittangium boletus DSM 14713 genomic DNA contains:
- a CDS encoding sigma 54-interacting transcriptional regulator — protein MRSGPGRIRMKLLVLSGSSGGRSFSLDQKEYVVGKAPTCDIILEDKTISRQHLKLEVHDEHVLAVDMDSRNGSFCEGMRFSQLELRPGSVVTLGTTELKLVPEDTRERSMVLSGRDHFGALVGSSRKMREVFTLLERMAPGGSDVLIQGETGTGKELCAEALHNESKRAKGPFIIVDLAGIAPSLIESELFGHVKGAFTGAQTDRAGAFERAAGGTVFLDEVGELPLDLQPRLLRVLERRQVKRVGANDYRTVDMRVVAATHVDLEGAVKANKFRRDLFHRLAVLRVTLPALRERPEDIPLLIDTVLGRMGRPPSALSDQTRALLSQYPWPGNVRELRNVVEQVVNLGEEALPELPPLPGGELSSSGGSTGAVLDLPFKDAKERLIEGFERDYLKGLLERCEGNISRASREAGIDRVYLRKLLRKHGLDSGGDSA, from the coding sequence ATGCGCTCGGGTCCAGGCCGCATCCGCATGAAGCTGCTCGTGCTCTCGGGCTCCAGCGGGGGCCGCTCGTTCTCGCTCGACCAGAAGGAGTACGTCGTGGGCAAGGCGCCCACCTGCGACATCATCCTGGAGGACAAGACCATCTCGCGGCAGCACCTCAAGCTCGAGGTGCATGACGAGCACGTCCTCGCGGTGGACATGGACTCGCGCAACGGCTCGTTCTGCGAGGGCATGCGCTTTTCCCAGCTGGAGCTGAGGCCCGGCAGCGTCGTCACCCTGGGCACCACCGAGCTCAAGCTCGTGCCCGAGGACACCCGCGAGCGCTCCATGGTGCTCTCCGGGCGCGATCACTTCGGCGCCCTGGTGGGCAGCAGCCGCAAGATGCGCGAGGTCTTCACCCTGCTCGAGCGCATGGCGCCGGGCGGCTCGGACGTGCTCATCCAGGGCGAGACGGGCACGGGCAAGGAGCTGTGCGCGGAGGCGCTGCACAACGAGAGCAAGCGCGCCAAGGGCCCCTTCATCATCGTGGACCTGGCGGGCATCGCCCCCTCGCTCATCGAGTCGGAGCTGTTCGGCCACGTGAAGGGCGCCTTCACCGGGGCCCAGACGGATCGGGCCGGGGCCTTCGAGCGCGCCGCGGGTGGCACCGTCTTCCTGGACGAGGTGGGCGAGCTGCCCCTGGATCTGCAGCCGCGCCTGCTGCGCGTGCTGGAGCGCCGGCAGGTCAAGCGCGTGGGCGCCAACGACTACCGCACGGTGGACATGCGCGTGGTGGCGGCCACGCACGTGGACCTGGAGGGCGCGGTCAAGGCGAACAAGTTCCGCCGCGACCTCTTCCACCGGCTCGCGGTGCTGCGCGTCACCCTGCCCGCCCTGCGCGAGCGCCCCGAGGACATTCCCCTGCTCATCGACACCGTGCTCGGCCGCATGGGCCGGCCCCCGAGCGCCCTGTCCGACCAGACGCGCGCCCTGCTCAGCCAGTACCCGTGGCCGGGCAACGTGCGCGAACTGCGCAACGTGGTGGAGCAGGTGGTGAACCTGGGCGAGGAAGCCCTGCCGGAATTGCCTCCCCTGCCCGGCGGCGAGCTGTCCTCGAGCGGTGGGAGCACGGGCGCCGTGTTGGATCTGCCCTTCAAGGACGCCAAGGAGCGGCTCATCGAGGGCTTCGAGCGCGACTACCTCAAGGGTCTGCTCGAGCGCTGCGAGGGCAACATCTCCCGCGCCTCGCGCGAGGCCGGCATCGATCGCGTCTACCTGCGCAAGCTCCTGCGCAAGCACGGCCTGGACAGCGGCGGCGACAGCGCCTGA
- a CDS encoding serine/threonine-protein kinase: MSDPSRGSPFTSTDFTDPHRGSRIGRYQVISQLSVGGMAELFLGFTSGPGGFRKYAAIKRILPDARSDEQFERMFLDEARITAALNHPNIGQVFELGQDAEGLFLAMEFIAGQNLAQVISVCGRSQTPLPLGFGLSVVRDICLALHSAHAFTTPGGKPFPVIHRDVAHKNVMVTYQGEVKLLDFGIAKARGGASHTQAGMVKGTTGYMSPEQVRGDPLDGRSDLFAAGVMLHELITGERLFSGNSEVQEMQMILDAEIPEPVCRTEAMPPGLAGVVLKALSRPREGRYANGREMARAIEAAAGGRLFDAEQRAAFMAEHFQKQKENTLRLLESADEIPDAPEALGGAPVAKTEPRPVAAPRRKPVAASNETSQGVMTTGRRVPTREQPVVVAPPPRSSDKPSGKGGPAVAKVLLFLLVAGGLGLAAVGLMEVDRSGVDVATRLTPEELSPITPIDPPRGKEPAESAPKAPVEEPPERPDADEPPARTGKQGWLTLVVLPEAEVTLNGRSLGKTPLFKVQVPAGQHRLRIKGADGKRRELSVPIAAGKTAQFKLALTDIPER; the protein is encoded by the coding sequence ATGTCCGACCCGTCCCGGGGCTCCCCGTTCACCTCCACTGACTTCACTGATCCGCATCGGGGCTCGCGCATCGGACGCTACCAGGTGATCTCCCAACTGTCGGTGGGAGGCATGGCGGAGCTCTTCCTGGGCTTCACCTCGGGGCCGGGCGGCTTTCGCAAGTACGCGGCTATCAAGCGCATCCTCCCGGACGCGCGCAGTGACGAGCAGTTCGAGCGGATGTTCCTGGACGAGGCGCGCATCACCGCGGCGCTCAACCATCCGAACATCGGCCAGGTGTTCGAGCTGGGGCAGGACGCGGAAGGCCTGTTCCTGGCCATGGAATTCATCGCGGGGCAGAACCTGGCGCAGGTGATCAGCGTATGTGGCCGGAGCCAGACGCCCCTGCCCCTGGGCTTCGGCCTGTCGGTGGTGCGCGACATCTGCCTCGCGCTGCACTCCGCGCACGCCTTCACCACGCCCGGGGGCAAGCCCTTCCCCGTCATCCACCGGGACGTGGCGCACAAGAACGTGATGGTGACGTACCAGGGCGAGGTGAAGCTGCTGGACTTCGGCATCGCCAAGGCCCGCGGTGGCGCGTCGCACACCCAGGCCGGCATGGTGAAGGGCACCACCGGCTACATGTCCCCGGAGCAGGTGCGCGGCGATCCGCTCGATGGCCGGAGCGATCTCTTCGCGGCCGGGGTGATGCTGCACGAGCTCATCACCGGCGAGCGCCTCTTCTCGGGCAACTCGGAGGTCCAGGAGATGCAGATGATCCTGGACGCGGAGATTCCCGAACCCGTGTGCCGCACGGAGGCGATGCCCCCGGGGCTGGCCGGAGTGGTGCTCAAGGCGCTCTCGCGTCCGCGCGAGGGGCGCTACGCGAATGGCCGGGAGATGGCGCGGGCCATCGAGGCCGCCGCGGGCGGGCGGCTCTTCGACGCCGAGCAGCGGGCGGCCTTCATGGCCGAGCACTTCCAGAAGCAGAAGGAGAACACGCTTCGCCTCCTGGAGAGCGCGGACGAAATCCCCGACGCGCCCGAGGCGTTGGGCGGCGCTCCCGTGGCCAAGACGGAGCCGAGGCCCGTCGCGGCCCCCCGTCGCAAGCCCGTGGCGGCGTCGAACGAGACTTCACAGGGCGTGATGACCACGGGGCGCCGGGTGCCCACCCGGGAGCAGCCCGTGGTGGTTGCTCCCCCACCCAGGTCCTCGGACAAGCCCTCCGGGAAGGGCGGTCCGGCGGTGGCGAAGGTGCTCCTGTTCCTGCTCGTGGCCGGAGGCCTGGGGCTCGCCGCGGTGGGGCTCATGGAGGTGGATCGCTCGGGCGTGGACGTGGCGACCCGGCTGACCCCGGAAGAGCTCTCCCCCATCACCCCCATCGATCCGCCGCGCGGGAAGGAGCCCGCCGAGTCCGCGCCCAAGGCCCCGGTGGAGGAACCCCCGGAGCGGCCCGACGCCGACGAGCCCCCCGCCCGCACGGGCAAGCAGGGCTGGCTCACGCTCGTCGTGCTGCCCGAGGCCGAGGTGACGCTCAATGGGCGCTCGTTGGGCAAGACGCCGCTGTTCAAGGTCCAGGTGCCCGCGGGTCAGCACCGCCTGCGCATCAAGGGCGCGGACGGCAAACGGCGCGAGCTGTCGGTGCCCATCGCCGCGGGCAAGACGGCCCAGTTCAAGCTCGCCCTGACGGACATTCCCGAGCGCTGA
- a CDS encoding phytoene/squalene synthase family protein, with protein MPPDPSSALTFCRDVLPAVSRTFALNIPVLPPPLDTAVTVAYLLCRVADTLEDEAHGPTSEVLLAEFARLCTLPEGWEADALRFTEQAARVLRAQAPEAEVRLVEGVPQVLRALATHPVPVREHVAVCVRTMSEGMGRMGAKGRALAGGLGLASLEETIEYCYYVAGTVGEMLTRLFQWYSPEVARRAARLEPRSVAFGNALQLTNILKDVREDLERGSCWLPRTLLAEHGLTPETLLEPAHRGEAMKAHSRLLAVAHRELRVAFDYVMQLPREEHGIRLFCLWPLFLAVMTLRKLNGNAAVLEKKPVKVSRRTVKWVLGATKLLVAQDRALKLLFSALTAPLPA; from the coding sequence ATGCCGCCGGACCCCTCTTCCGCCCTCACCTTCTGCCGTGACGTGCTGCCGGCGGTGTCGCGCACCTTCGCGTTGAACATCCCCGTGTTGCCTCCTCCCTTGGACACGGCGGTGACGGTGGCCTACCTGCTGTGCCGCGTCGCCGACACGCTGGAGGACGAGGCCCATGGCCCCACGAGCGAGGTGCTGCTCGCGGAGTTCGCGCGCCTGTGCACCCTGCCCGAGGGGTGGGAAGCGGATGCGCTGCGCTTCACCGAGCAGGCCGCGCGGGTGTTGCGCGCCCAGGCCCCCGAGGCCGAGGTGCGTCTGGTGGAGGGCGTGCCCCAGGTGCTTCGCGCGCTCGCGACGCACCCGGTGCCGGTGCGCGAGCACGTGGCCGTCTGCGTGCGCACGATGTCCGAGGGCATGGGCCGCATGGGCGCCAAGGGCCGCGCGCTCGCGGGAGGCCTGGGACTGGCGAGCCTCGAGGAGACGATCGAATACTGCTACTACGTGGCGGGCACCGTGGGGGAAATGCTCACCCGGCTCTTCCAGTGGTACTCGCCCGAGGTGGCCCGGCGAGCGGCCCGGCTCGAGCCGCGCTCGGTGGCGTTCGGCAACGCGCTGCAGCTCACCAACATCCTCAAGGACGTGCGCGAGGACCTGGAGCGCGGCAGTTGCTGGTTGCCCCGCACGCTCCTGGCCGAGCACGGCCTGACGCCCGAGACGCTGCTCGAGCCCGCCCACCGGGGCGAGGCCATGAAGGCCCACTCCCGGCTGCTGGCGGTGGCCCACCGCGAGCTGCGCGTGGCCTTCGACTACGTGATGCAACTGCCCCGCGAGGAGCACGGCATCCGCCTCTTCTGCCTGTGGCCGCTGTTCCTCGCGGTGATGACGCTGCGCAAGCTCAACGGCAACGCCGCCGTGCTGGAGAAGAAGCCGGTGAAGGTGTCCCGGCGGACCGTGAAGTGGGTGCTCGGGGCCACGAAGCTGCTGGTGGCCCAGGATCGCGCCCTCAAGCTGCTCTTCTCCGCCCTCACCGCCCCCCTGCCCGCGTAG
- a CDS encoding DUF938 domain-containing protein — protein MKRHAPSAERNREPLLPVLRELLPPSGTVLEVASGTGQHALFFSRAFPHLAWQPTDADPAALASIEAWRQEEGPPLLHAPLALDARSDTWPVERADAIVCINMVHISPWEACQGLLRAAGRLLPPGGRLILYGAYFVEGETPAPSNVAFDASLRERDPSWGVRELGAVTAEAQAHGLSRERVIPMPSHNLTVVFRARGG, from the coding sequence ATGAAACGTCACGCGCCGTCCGCCGAGCGCAACCGCGAGCCGCTCCTGCCCGTCCTGCGCGAGCTGCTGCCCCCGAGCGGCACCGTGCTCGAGGTGGCCAGCGGCACGGGCCAGCACGCCCTCTTCTTCTCCCGCGCCTTTCCCCACCTCGCCTGGCAACCCACGGACGCGGACCCCGCGGCGCTCGCGAGCATCGAGGCCTGGCGCCAGGAGGAAGGTCCCCCCCTGTTGCACGCGCCCCTCGCGCTGGATGCCCGCTCCGACACCTGGCCCGTGGAGCGGGCGGACGCGATCGTGTGCATCAACATGGTGCACATCTCCCCGTGGGAGGCCTGCCAGGGGCTGCTCCGGGCCGCCGGGCGGCTGCTGCCCCCGGGCGGACGGCTCATCCTCTATGGCGCCTACTTCGTCGAGGGCGAGACTCCAGCGCCGAGCAACGTCGCCTTCGACGCCTCGCTGCGCGAGCGAGACCCCTCCTGGGGTGTGCGGGAGCTGGGCGCCGTCACCGCCGAGGCCCAGGCCCACGGCCTTTCCCGCGAGCGGGTGATTCCCATGCCCAGCCACAACCTCACCGTGGTGTTCCGCGCTCGAGGAGGGTAG
- a CDS encoding serine/threonine-protein kinase — protein MRPPAPDDVRGRQMGNYEVLCRLSAGGMAEIFLASKRGLAGFHKPVVLKKILPGIQGQEEFVQMFLDEARVTAAFNHPNIAQVFDLDVAGDELFLAMEFVPGATLLEVARACLSAKETMPVGFGLASVRDTALALHYAHTFTDALGNPSPVIHRDVAEKNIMVTYEGVTKLLDFGIAKSLMEVSRTQVGMVKGTSGYMSPEQILGEPLDARSDLFSLGVVLHECITGRRLFPGKAPAAVVNAVLRNPIPEPSRLNKEIPPELDAIVLKALARKRQERYASTLEFARELERAVGPLIWLPEQSGELLRRLFAERREQTRQVLAAGRAPTSEVKLAPSSGEKETATPAPRLPTISATPAQAPREPVSEATDIVPYSPIARPPGAPAAGESPRTVSSRTVPRPPPPPEPTRNGPPAEPAPARSRSASRVELPAREEPQEEPGLRTAIIRNRRATPTPERAPTADPSNHTRPIRRPTSNPRTPPPAARSAEEENERTAPPQGRSVRARPAVIEQEPPDYPTAPGLPPMERTPPREEPEDELQTSGTYPIAPQRSGRGLRVVIVLLLLVIIGGAGMALLQRENEPVAPPPARAVTTPPRPPAQTPPTPAPSPAPAPQEASPAPQDTSPAPQQAPAEPQQATAEPQDTPSAPPDAEAEPQETSPAPQDTSPAPENDPAPPPADHGAAAATPPAPDTAVKESAPRAKVAAPRVRKESTPSESSAAAAESVEARGWLTLTTDQYARVSLGGRVLGETPLFKVSLPVGKHTLRVVGPDNKPLKLAVEIQEGQITRMPVTLNTLSRE, from the coding sequence ATGCGTCCCCCCGCGCCGGATGATGTGCGCGGCCGGCAGATGGGCAACTACGAGGTGCTGTGTCGCCTGTCCGCGGGAGGCATGGCGGAAATCTTCCTCGCGTCCAAGCGGGGCCTGGCCGGCTTCCACAAGCCCGTGGTGCTCAAGAAGATCCTCCCGGGCATCCAGGGCCAGGAGGAGTTCGTCCAGATGTTCCTGGACGAGGCGCGCGTCACCGCCGCCTTCAACCACCCGAACATCGCCCAGGTGTTCGACCTGGACGTGGCCGGGGACGAGCTCTTCCTCGCCATGGAGTTCGTGCCTGGCGCCACGCTCCTGGAGGTGGCCCGCGCGTGCCTGAGCGCCAAGGAGACGATGCCCGTGGGCTTCGGCCTGGCGTCCGTGCGCGACACGGCGCTCGCGCTGCACTACGCGCACACCTTCACGGACGCGCTCGGCAACCCCTCGCCCGTCATCCACCGCGACGTGGCCGAGAAGAACATCATGGTGACGTACGAGGGCGTCACCAAGCTGCTCGACTTCGGCATCGCCAAGAGCCTGATGGAGGTCAGCCGCACCCAGGTGGGCATGGTGAAGGGCACCAGCGGCTACATGTCCCCGGAGCAGATCCTCGGCGAGCCCCTGGACGCCCGGAGTGACTTGTTCAGCCTGGGCGTGGTGCTGCACGAGTGCATCACCGGCCGGCGGCTATTCCCCGGCAAGGCGCCCGCGGCGGTCGTCAACGCCGTGCTGCGCAACCCCATCCCCGAGCCCTCGCGCCTCAACAAGGAGATTCCGCCGGAGCTGGACGCCATCGTGCTCAAGGCGCTCGCCCGCAAGCGCCAGGAGCGCTACGCGAGCACGCTGGAGTTCGCCCGCGAGCTGGAGCGCGCCGTGGGCCCCCTCATCTGGCTGCCCGAGCAGAGCGGGGAGCTGTTGCGGCGGCTCTTCGCCGAGCGGCGCGAGCAGACGCGCCAGGTGCTCGCGGCCGGCCGAGCCCCCACGAGCGAGGTGAAGCTCGCGCCCTCCTCGGGGGAGAAGGAGACGGCCACTCCCGCGCCGCGCCTGCCCACCATCTCCGCGACCCCCGCCCAGGCGCCCCGGGAGCCCGTGTCCGAGGCCACGGACATCGTCCCCTACTCCCCCATCGCGAGGCCGCCAGGCGCTCCCGCCGCGGGCGAGTCTCCCCGGACCGTGTCCTCCCGGACCGTCCCCCGTCCCCCGCCTCCTCCGGAGCCCACCCGCAACGGCCCTCCCGCCGAGCCGGCCCCGGCACGCTCGCGCAGCGCCAGCCGGGTCGAGCTACCCGCGCGCGAGGAGCCGCAGGAGGAGCCGGGCCTGCGCACCGCCATCATCCGCAACCGGCGCGCGACGCCCACCCCGGAGCGCGCTCCCACCGCGGATCCTTCCAACCACACCCGGCCCATCCGCCGCCCGACCTCCAATCCCCGCACCCCGCCGCCCGCGGCCAGGTCCGCCGAGGAGGAGAACGAGCGCACCGCGCCACCGCAGGGCCGTTCCGTCCGCGCCCGTCCGGCGGTGATCGAGCAGGAGCCGCCGGACTACCCGACCGCGCCCGGCCTCCCCCCGATGGAGCGCACCCCCCCACGGGAGGAGCCCGAGGACGAGCTGCAGACCTCCGGGACCTACCCCATCGCGCCCCAGCGCTCCGGGCGGGGGCTCCGCGTCGTCATCGTCCTGCTGCTGCTCGTGATCATCGGCGGGGCCGGCATGGCCCTCCTCCAGCGAGAGAACGAGCCGGTGGCCCCCCCTCCGGCCCGGGCCGTGACCACGCCCCCCCGGCCCCCGGCCCAGACGCCTCCCACCCCCGCGCCGAGCCCCGCGCCCGCGCCCCAGGAGGCCTCCCCGGCTCCCCAGGACACCTCACCCGCTCCCCAGCAAGCCCCGGCCGAGCCCCAGCAAGCCACGGCCGAGCCCCAGGACACCCCTTCCGCTCCCCCCGACGCCGAGGCCGAGCCCCAGGAGACCTCCCCGGCTCCCCAGGACACCTCACCCGCTCCGGAAAACGACCCGGCCCCTCCTCCCGCTGACCATGGAGCCGCCGCCGCGACGCCCCCGGCTCCGGACACCGCCGTGAAGGAGTCGGCCCCTCGCGCCAAGGTCGCGGCTCCCCGTGTCCGAAAGGAGTCCACCCCCAGCGAGTCCTCCGCGGCGGCCGCCGAGTCCGTGGAGGCCCGGGGCTGGCTCACGCTCACGACGGATCAGTACGCGCGGGTGTCCCTGGGCGGCCGGGTCCTGGGTGAAACGCCCCTCTTCAAGGTGTCACTGCCCGTGGGCAAGCACACCCTGCGGGTCGTCGGGCCCGACAACAAGCCGTTGAAGCTCGCGGTGGAGATCCAGGAAGGGCAGATCACCCGGATGCCCGTGACCCTGAACACCCTCTCCCGGGAGTAG